The DNA region GGACATGCTTATGACAGACATGTTTACAACAAAACTATCCAGGTGTTTTCCAGCATAGGCATGCATATCATGGTATGACAGACAAGTTTGCAATAAAACTATGTGTTTTACAGCACAGGACATGCATTATTATGACAGACATGTTTGCAACAAAACTATCCATGTGTTTTACAGCATAGGGCATGCATTATTATGACAGACATGTTTACAACAAAACTATCCATGTGTTTTACAGCATTGGGCATGCATTATTATGACAGACATGTTTACAACAAAACTATCCATGTGTTTTACACCATAGGGCATGCTTGTGACAGACATGTTCACATTTAAAACTATCCTTGTCCTTTACGCTCAGCGCAGGCATGATGCATTTTCAAATGATTTTGCTTCAGCTACCAAGGCCACACGGaggggagagagcagagagagtgcTACAACTTCAAATGCCACCAGTGTAACTCCCTGCTGATGATGCTGTGCACCAGCTGTAACACTGTGCATGTGCCTTCCCTGGTTCTGAACCCAGGGCCCCCAGCAGCACAGACCCTCCAGCTGCACCCCATGGACGGTGACACCTTGGCCCAGGGTCCAGCCCAGGAGGAAGGGCTGCTCCTGCCGCAGGATGTCTTTCAGCAGCTGCTGTCGCTGGACGAGCCATTGCAGCAGGTGGAGAGGCTGCTGGTGCATGGAGGCCTGCCCCCTGAGGAAGGCAAGCCCTTTGTGGAGGGTGAGGCCCCTCAGCAGGGACCCCATCCACAGGCCGCGTTTGTCGAAGAGCAGGATCCGCTGTTGCCAGGTGCTCAGGAAAGCAAACCGTTCCAGGAAGACTCGCCTTCGGAGCAGGGACACCTGCTGTCTCTGCAACACACCCCTCAGGCCGTGTTTGTGCCAGAAAATCCGCTGCTTCCTCACTCTGGGTTCCTGAAGGAGGATCCAGCTGAGCAGCCAGGAGTTTCGTCTTTGCAGCGCGCACGGGCTGCGCTTGTGTCGATGGGTGGAACTGAAGCTGTGGCTGAAGATCCACAGTTTCAGCCAGCTCCGTCTTTTCAGATGGTGCCACAAGCAGGAAGTCTGCCACAAACCCCAACACTCGTGCACCAAGCGGTTCATCTGGCTGTGCCTCAGCAGCAAGACTCGCCTGTTCAGCAGCAAGCTGCAGCTCTGGCAGAGCAGGTGTCTGCCTGTGCACCGTATCATCCCCAGTCTCTGGAGACCTTCCTGGagttagaagaaaagaaaagcctgAGGAAGCAAGGTGTGGGACAGGACGTGCACGTTTCTTCACAACATGAAGGCCACGGGGCGAATGATGGAAGGGCAGAGTTCGAGAATGGCCGAGATCTGGTGAACACACTGCAAGTCGGCAGTCTGAAGAACGATCCTGGTCAGGGAGATGTGAATGTCAGTTGCATAAGTAATGTGATGATGCCCTTGGAAAACGAGCAACCCGAAACCATTTTGCACCACCCTGCTTCATGTAAGACTGAAAACACTGCTGATCAAGTGGCGGATTCCTTTGAGGCTTGCTCCACAGAGGTAAAACGAAGCAGATTTGGTCGGGTTTTGATTCCCAAAACTGACCCCTCCTTTGTTTGTGGAACGGAAAAGAAGAATGTGTGTGCCACGAATGGTCAAGGTTCAAGAGGGAAGCAGTCACCAAAGAAACAGCTCATCAAACTCGCTTCTGCTCTCAAACATGAGCCAGACAATGAAAAACCCGTCCAAAGTTTTCCATCATTTAGGGGCCAGTATCAGTTTGATAAACGCCTGGAAGTCAGCCTTGTGAGATGTGATGCGTTGATTAAGAAAAACGGTGGAAACGCTGTGGGGGAGAGACGTGCCGTCATCAAGAGACaagaacacattcacactgaAAGGGTTGGATACCACATGGCATATGAAAAAGGTAGCGATGTGAAATGGTATGCATCATCAGCAGTCAGTCTGGCAGATGTCAACGACCAGAAGTCCAGTGAAgggaacactgacacagactttCCTCTGGAACAGCACTGTGCTGAGGCTGGAACCAGAGAGAAACTTGATGAAGCATCTGTGAGCACAGAGGATCAGCTGACCGACACCCTAGTGATGAGTGAGGAAGAGGTTGAGTCGCCCGAGCTGTCACACACAGATGATTCCGAACAAGGCAAGGACAAGTCTGGTGGCAAAGGCCTCGGCCAGGACAGTAAAGCCGGGCCCTTTGTTTGCACGGACTGTGGGAAAAGCTACCAGCAGAAGGCCTCGCTTTCGGCGCACCGGAGATGTCACGCCAACCAGGGCCAGTTCGTGGTGTGTGACCTCTGCGGACTGGGGTTCATCCTGGAGAGAAGCCTCCGGCGTCACAAGGCCAAGAAGCACCCTGGGAACGGCGCTCTGCAGTGCAAGCTGTGCAGCTTCCATTGCAGTGCCAACAAGGACATGAAGACCCACATGAAGAAAAGCCACTGGAGACTCTCCACCCAGCAGTGCGAGTTCTGCGGCGTGCGCATGAACCCCCAGGCTCTCAAGGCCCACATTCTGAGGCACAAGAATGAGAAGCCGCTCAGCTGCGACCAGTGCGACCGCTCGTTCCGCACGAACTCTCAGCTGAACAACCATCGGCGATCTCGCCACGGGGAGATGGAGCACCCCTTCCGCTGCGAGCGGTGCGGGCGGGGCTTCGTCAAAGCGCAGAGCCTGAAGCACCACATGTACAGCCACACGGGTGAGCGGCCTTTTATCTGCACTGAGTGCCCCTCCGCCTTCGCCCGCAAGGACTACCTTAACAAGCATATGACGAAGCACACGGGCGAGAAACGCTTCCAGTGCGATGTCTGCAATAAGAAGTTTTCCTTTGTCAGTAGTCTGAACAGCCACAAGAAGCGGAAGCACGGCGCGAACAAGCAAAAGGTACAGAGTGGGGAGGGCGCCACCTCCAGTGCTGCCGCCGCCACCGACACTGGGGTGCAGGAGATTCCGGTGCAGACTCTGGATCTGTGGGAGATGACGTATCTGGTGCCGGTGTACTCCACGGGGTCTGCGGACGGCAGCATCGTTTACACCTCACCTGCACTGGGCCTTTAAATGAGTGTGGAGATTTCAAGCGTTGAATAATAATGAAGACAAGCAAGGATTTAGGCATCTTTCCTTCCATACGTACATACAAAGACCAAGACTTTCAAAATACCTTTCCTCACACATAGGTATataataaatatatgtatgtatacatacaaaagGAGAAATTAATCAGCAACATACCCTTAATTTAGGTAAAGTCCTTAAAAGACTTATAAATGACCTTGGTTTGTTAAAATGTTTTAAAATTTGGCTGTCAGTATTATTGAAACAAAACTCTACACACCATTTCTGTCAGTGATGAAGCACAGCAGGGATATCTCCCTCCTAAGTTTAAATGAAAAGTAAGATAATTTTATAAataattggggggaaaaaaatcactgttCACATTCATATAGCAGACAACATCAGGGACATAAGCTGGCACTCAAAATTTACTGTGCCTTCCCCAGTTTGTGATGaaattgtttaaaagaaaaaaaaagttaactttcACTTGCAAAACCATTCATAAACTGATAAATGAAGTAAAACTGCATGGCAAAATTACAGTCTTTAAGAGTCTGTTTAAAAGTAAAACACAGGTCAACGTATacattacattcacacacaggtgCACTGTTTGTACATGCAGTCATGTGACAGGTGCATGGATGGTTGAACTGGGTGAGGACCAAGCTTACAGTTGATTTGATGTGAATGCAAATCACAGAcatccaacttaaaaaaaaaaaaagaaagaagaagaaagaaattgtcaTTTTCACTGCCCATCTTGACCTGTTCAGCCCTAGAGAGATACCAGCCTTAGCAGGCTGCCCTGTCATGTTGATGCAGAAAAATGCAGAAattttagatataaaaaaaaaaatgtaatcgacAGGTTTCTCCTCCAGATTTATATCGACATGTGTGTGAACACAGCTGGAAAGATTGTAGAACTTAGATCCTTTTGCCTGCagtttaagacacacacacacacacacacacacacacacatatatatatatatatagagagagagagagatatgaagagcGTTGGAAACAATTatcaccccctcctaccccctgcccctccccttgccggggatctttcagtataaatagcatccccaccttctggaaattctgtgctagaaatttcctcatgTCCAccactctgtttgtttctgtctttttttctttcgtcacTGTTGTCTCCTCCTTCTGCCTTCCCagcccattcccctttcttttctcaagCAAGCCGTGACACTgctactgtctgtgctgttttgctccggTGATTAGGTTGTGAGATGTCAATACTGGGATGGGCACTGCtccactagctgcccattctgcagtgttatttgcctgtagtATGGTctttttttggtgtatttttttaatatttggtttggctttgaagtattgtttttttcctcttttttttttttttttacaattttttttgttatctggggatgataagttaagcagaatggctggcgtcGTAAGCATGGCCTGGTCGTATTTGCcatgaggagctaaatggttgggatactgtatcATGGACTGTTTTGTGGCTTTGTCttagtgggaggggtgtgtgtgtggggggtgtagatGTGAGTTTTCTGTTGAtgtgtggttgagcatttgtatggtttgacagtcctgatatggccctgtggggtcggctgtactgtgacactgacagtatgagcaacaagaacaaactgACTACCGTTGTCACATGTGACATACAGAGATACTGAATGGCTTGGCATTGatttgaatatgattataaaatgagcaacaagaacaagaacaaagcgaCTACCGTTGTCACTCGTAACATACAGAGATATTGAATAGCTTGGCATTGATTTGAATATGATTGTAAAAttagcaacaagaacaaagcgACTACCGTTGTCACATGCAACATACAGAGATATTGAATAGCTTGGCATTGatttgaatatgattataaaatgagcaacaagaacaaagcgACTACCGTTGTCACACGTAACATACAGAGATATTGAATGGCTTGGCATTGatttgaatatgattataaaaTTAGGAACAAGAACAAAGCGACTACCGTTGTCACATGCAACATACAGAGATATTGAATGGCTTGGCATTGatttgaatatgattataaaatgagcaacaagaacaagaacaaagcgaCTACCGTTGTCACATGTAACATACAGAGATATTGAATAGCTTGGCATTGatttgaatatgattataaaatgagcaacaagaacaagaacaaagcgaCTACCGTTGTCACATGCAACATACAGAGATATTGAATGGCTTGGCATTGatttgaatatgattataaaatgagcaacaagaacaagaacaaagcgaCTGCCGTTGTCACATGCAACATACAGAGATATTGAATGGTTTGGCATTGatttgaatatgattatgaatTATATAATGAATGCAATACTGATAACTAACATGTAAAGTGGATGATCATGGGTGATAATGATTTGCTATACTAAAATTTTTGTCATGTGTATGCTCGGTGGAAGTTGTTGAAGAagatgcaaaataaaacaaaaaacttttaattttatttgtcttgtttttttttttttttttttttttttaaagaattgcaGCAAGGCAGTCTGTTTTCAACATGCATGAAAtgcgagagaatgtgagtgtgcaGGATTGAAACCCCCCACTCTTGCCAGAATTTTTTCCCTGTCTACTGGACCTTGActgatttggatgagacgatgaaccaaagTCCCATGTGTACCATGCACTTCATGCAcataaaggaacccatggcaacggaagggttgtccctggcaaaatctggAGGAAAGTCCACTTCAACAGTAATACAAATTCACTTAcatcatacctttttttttttttttttttatagtgggtGGTAGTTCAGTGTAACGACactctctccctgggaagagcagcacaaatgttcacacagtgAATCAGAGTGACTTTCTTTTGCAGAATCTTGCCAGGCAGCCCTTTTTGTCGCCACGAGTCCTTTTCTGTGCGCAAAATGTGCTGAATCAGCTGTGCAGGGTCTACTCTGTTGTGGGTCACTATGGCGACCTGATTTTGAGACACTTGCCGGGCATAATGGTTATGTTGATGTGGTAATCCCCATGCTGATGTGGTCTATTCAGTGATCCCTGTTCTATGGATGGGGCATGACCTGTGGTCTTTGATCATTGCCTTCaattgttcctccccccccccccccccccagcccccactcccctgcccccgccctgccTCCATATCTATATGGCAGACATGGACCCTTACAGCGGATTTAGAAAGAAGAATctaagccatggaaatgaggttaTGTCGCAAGATACCATTTTCAGTTTCAGCCAGATATAAAACATCGGATACACTGGTTACGTCACATATGAAGAAGTGCGCCAGGctatcaagcagcacactggaccataaGAAGATAGATCTGCAGACAGCAGTcagtaatgaaaaaaagaagaaaaactactTTGGTATGACCATGTTCCAAGATGTGCTGGTGTTGATGGTTGTGTCTCCTTCCAGTTATTGTACCTGTTCATCTGAgaacttgtgtttttttttaaataagaataTCTATTTCACAATCTtctatgtttcttttctttcagaagtgtgtgtgtatatatatatctgtattttCATGAAATCATTTCACTTCAGTCAATGTATCTTTGGGATCATCTGTTGTATTTTCAACCTCAGTTATTGCTTTTGTCTCAAATATTGTTTGCTTTGTATAATTCTCGTTTTCTCACACAGAATATTTGGAAAGTTTCATTAGGTatccatggatacacacacacacacgcacgcacgcacgcacacacacacacacacacacacacacacatatatatgaaggTGGAATATACCAGTGTACACAAAAGTCTAATGATGTATTTAATGGAGATGTAGTTGTCCTAAGTTAAATATAAGTTTCAATCTGGATAGTGCCATTGTCATTGCTGcccttgagaggatttctggtttgaaTCCTTCATTGCTCAAGATGGATATAGATGGATATAGATGCTAGAtaggtgaactgttgaacagtttaTGGCT from Babylonia areolata isolate BAREFJ2019XMU chromosome 12, ASM4173473v1, whole genome shotgun sequence includes:
- the LOC143288529 gene encoding uncharacterized protein LOC143288529, coding for MASEVQQRTFEHSSFPSWRAVGLAENLATDEDIARFLVALYQGHTEGREQRECYNFKCHQCNSLLMMLCTSCNTVHVPSLVLNPGPPAAQTLQLHPMDGDTLAQGPAQEEGLLLPQDVFQQLLSLDEPLQQVERLLVHGGLPPEEGKPFVEGEAPQQGPHPQAAFVEEQDPLLPGAQESKPFQEDSPSEQGHLLSLQHTPQAVFVPENPLLPHSGFLKEDPAEQPGVSSLQRARAALVSMGGTEAVAEDPQFQPAPSFQMVPQAGSLPQTPTLVHQAVHLAVPQQQDSPVQQQAAALAEQVSACAPYHPQSLETFLELEEKKSLRKQGVGQDVHVSSQHEGHGANDGRAEFENGRDLVNTLQVGSLKNDPGQGDVNVSCISNVMMPLENEQPETILHHPASCKTENTADQVADSFEACSTEVKRSRFGRVLIPKTDPSFVCGTEKKNVCATNGQGSRGKQSPKKQLIKLASALKHEPDNEKPVQSFPSFRGQYQFDKRLEVSLVRCDALIKKNGGNAVGERRAVIKRQEHIHTERVGYHMAYEKGSDVKWYASSAVSLADVNDQKSSEGNTDTDFPLEQHCAEAGTREKLDEASVSTEDQLTDTLVMSEEEVESPELSHTDDSEQGKDKSGGKGLGQDSKAGPFVCTDCGKSYQQKASLSAHRRCHANQGQFVVCDLCGLGFILERSLRRHKAKKHPGNGALQCKLCSFHCSANKDMKTHMKKSHWRLSTQQCEFCGVRMNPQALKAHILRHKNEKPLSCDQCDRSFRTNSQLNNHRRSRHGEMEHPFRCERCGRGFVKAQSLKHHMYSHTGERPFICTECPSAFARKDYLNKHMTKHTGEKRFQCDVCNKKFSFVSSLNSHKKRKHGANKQKVQSGEGATSSAAAATDTGVQEIPVQTLDLWEMTYLVPVYSTGSADGSIVYTSPALGL